One genomic window of Notamacropus eugenii isolate mMacEug1 chromosome 6, mMacEug1.pri_v2, whole genome shotgun sequence includes the following:
- the PCDH7 gene encoding protocadherin-7 isoform X7 produces MLKMRTMGLVRGWCCWCLCCFLLPVSVTLAAAKQLLRYRLAEEGPADVRIGNVASDLGIVTGSGEVTFSLESGSEYLKIDNITGELSTSERRIDREKLPQCQMIFDENECFLDFEVSVIGPSQSWVDLFEGRVIVLDINDNTPTFPSPVLTLTVEENRPVGTLYLLPTATDRDFGRNGIERYELLQEPGGGGGGGGGGGESRRGGAIESAPYPGGGGGGSGGPGSSKRRLEASEGGGGSSASGNGARSTVFELQVADTPDGEKQPQLIVKGALDREQRDSYELTLRVRDGGDPPRSSQAILRVLITDVNDNSPRFEKSVYEADLAENSTPGTPILQLRAADLDVGVNGQIEYVFGAATENVRRLLRLDETTGWLSVLHRIDREEVNQLRFTVMARDRGQPPKTDKATVVLNIKDENDNVPSIEIRKIGRIPLKDGVANVAEDVLVDTPIALVQVSDRDQGENGVVTCTVVGDVPFQLKPASDTEGDQNKKKYFLHTSAPLDYESTREYNVVIVAVDSGSPSLSSNNSLVVKVGDTNDNPPVFDQSVVEVYFPENNIPGERVATVVATDADSGKNAEIAYSLDSSVVGIFAIDPDSGDILVNTVLDREQNDRYEFKVTAKDKGIPVLQGSTTVIVQVADKNDNDPKFMQDVFTFYVKENLQPNSPVGMVTVMDADKGRNAEMSLYIEEDSNIFSIENDTGTIYSTTAFDREHQTTYTFKVKAVDGGDPPRSATATVSLFVMDENDNAPTVTFPNNISYTLLPPSSNVRTVVATVLATDSDTGVNADLNYSIVGGNPFKLFEIDATSGVVSLVGKLAQKHYGLHRLVVQVNDSGQPSQSTTTLVHVFVNESVSNATVVDSQITRSLHTPLTQDIAGDPTYEISKQRLSIVIGVVAGIMTVILIILIVVMARYCRSKNKNGYEAGKKDHEDFFTPQQHDKSKKPKKDKKNKKSKQPLYSSIVTVEASKPNGQRYDSVNEKLSDSPSMGRYRSVNGGPGSPDLARHYKSSSPLPTVQLHPQSPTAGKKHQAVQDLPPANTFVGAGDNISIGSDHCSEYSCQTNNKYSKQIHPHPYITVFG; encoded by the exons ATGCTCAAAATGCGGACTATGGGCTTGGTGCGCGGCTGGTGCTGCTGGTGCCTATGCTGTTTCCTCCTGCCGGTCTCGGTCACCCTAGCCGCCGCCAAGCAGCTCCTGAGATACCGGTTGGCTGAGGAAGGACCCGCGGATGTCCGCATCGGGAACGTGGCTTCAGACCTGGGCATCGTGACCGGTTCCGGAGAGGTGACTTTCAGTCTGGAGTCGGGCTCCGAGTACCTTAAGATCGACAACATCACCGGGGAGCTGAGCACCAGCGAGCGCCGCATCGACCGCGAAAAGCTCCCCCAGTGTCAGATGATCTTCGACGAGAATGAGTGCTTCCTGGACTTCGAGGTCTCGGTGATCGGCCCCTCTCAGAGCTGGGTGGACCTTTTTGAGGGCCGGGTCATCGTGCTGGACATTAACGACAACACCCCTACCTTCCCCTCTCCGGTCCTCACTCTCACAGTGGAGGAGAACCGGCCGGTGGGAACCCTCTATCTCCTCCCTACCGCTACCGACCGCGACTTCGGCCGTAATGGCATCGAGCGCTATGAGCTGCTTCAGGAGCCTGGGGGCGGCGGGGGCGGCGGGGGTGGCGGCGGAGAAAGTCGTCGCGGAGGGGCGATCGAGAGCGCCCCCTACCCCGGGGGTGGCGGCGGGGGCAGCGGTGGCCCGGGCAGCTCCAAGCGGCGACTGGAGGCGTCCGAGGGCGGCGGGGGCAGCAGCGCCTCGGGCAACGGGGCCCGGAGCACGGTGTTCGAGTTGCAGGTGGCTGACACTCCGGATGGTGAGAAACAGCCGCAGCTGATCGTCAAGGGGGCGCTGGACCGGGAGCAGCGGGACTCGTACGAACTGACCCTGAGGGTGCGGGACGGAGGCGACCCTCCGCGCTCCTCTCAAGCCATCCTGCGGGTGCTGATCACCGACGTGAACGACAACAGCCCCCGCTTCGAGAAGAGCGTGTACGAGGCTGATCTGGCTGAGAACAGCACCCCCGGCACCCCGATACTGCAGCTTCGCGCAGCCGACCTGGACGTGGGAGTGAATGGTCAGATCGAATATGTCTTCGGGGCCGCCACCGAGAACGTCAGGCGGTTGCTCAGGCTGGACGAAACTACAGGCTGGCTTAGTGTCCTGCACCGCATCGACCGAGAGGAGGTGAACCAGCTACGCTTCACGGTCATGGCCCGGGATCGGGGGCAGCCCCCGAAGACCGACAAGGCTACCGTGGTGCTCAATATCAAAGACGAGAACGACAACGTGCCGTCCATCGAGATCCGCAAAATCGGGCGCATCCCGCTTAAGGACGGGGTGGCCAACGTGGCCGAAGACGTTTTGGTAGACACCCCCATAGCCCTGGTGCAGGTGTCGGATAGAGACCAAGGGGAAAACGGGGTGGTCACCTGCACCGTGGTGGGGGATGTGCCCTTCCAGCTTAAGCCGGCCAGCGACACGGAGGGTGaccaaaacaagaaaaagtacTTCCTACATACTTCAGCCCCCCTGGACTACGAGAGCACCCGGGAATACAATGTTGTCATAGTGGCGGTGGACTCGGGCAGCCCGAGTCTTTCCAGTAACAATTCCCTAGTGGTGAAGGTCGGAGACACCAATGACAATCCCCCAGTATTTGACCAGTCGGTGGTGGAGGTCTATTTCCCTGAGAACAACATTCCTGGGGAGAGGGTGGCCACAGTAGTGGCCACAGACGCTGACAGTGGTAAGAATGCGGAGATCGCATACTCCCTGGACTCCTCCGTAGTGGGGATATTTGCGATTGATCCGGACTCTGGGGATATCCTAGTAAATACTGTGCTGGACCGGGAGCAGAATGATAGGTATGAGTTTAAAGTAACTGCCAAAGACAAAGGCATTCCAGTCCTCCAGGGCAGCACCACTGTGATAGTGCAGGTGGCTGATAAGAATGACAATGATCCTAAGTTTATGCAGgatgtttttactttttatgtgaaagaaaatttgCAGCCCAATAGCCCAGTAGGGATGGTCACTGTAATGGATGCTGACAAAGGGCGAAATGCAGAAATGAGCTTGTACATTGAAGAGGAcagtaacattttctccattgaaAATGACACAGGAACAATTTACTCTACTACAGCTTTTGACCGGGAGCATCAGACTACATACACCTTCAAAGTGAAGGCAGTAGATGGAGGAGATCCTCCAAGGTCGGCCACAGCCACTGTATCTCTTTTTGTGATGGATGAAAATGACAATGCCCCCACTGTTACCTTTCCTAACAACATCTCTTACACTTTACTGCCACCTTCAAGTAATGTAAGAACAGTGGTGGCCACAGTGCTGGCAACAGACAGTGACACTGGTGTAAATGCAGATCTTAACTATAGTATTGTGGGAGGAAATCCCTTCAAGTTGTTTGAAATTGATGCCACTAGTGGGGTTGTGTCCTTAGTGGGGAAGCTGGCCCAGAAACATTATGGCTTGCATCGTTTAGTAGTACAAGTCAATGACAGTGGACAGCCTTCACAATCCACCACAACTTTGGTACACGTCTTTGTCAACGAAAGTGTTTCAAATGCTACCGTGGTCGACTCCCAAATAACCCGAAGTTTGCACACCCCATTAACTCAAGATATTGCTGGTGACCCTACTTATGAAATTAGCAAACAGAGACTGAGTATTGTAATAGGGGTTGTTGCTGGGATCATGACAGTCATCCTGATTATCTTGATTGTAGTAATGGCAAGGTACTGCAggtccaaaaataaaaatggatatgAGGCAGGTAAAAAAGATCATGAGGACTTTTTTACACCCCAGCAGCATGACAAATCTAAAAAGCCtaaaaaggacaagaaaaataaaaaatcaaagcaaCCTCTCTACAGCAGCATTGTAACAGTAGAGGCTTCTAAACCAAATGGACAAAGGTATGATAGTGTCAATGAAAAGCTCTCAGATAGCCCTAGCATGGGACGATACCGGTCAGTCAATGGAGGTCCAGGAAGTCCTGACCTCGCAAGGCATTACAAATCCAGTTCTCCACTGCCTACTGTCCAACTTCATCCCCAGTCACCAACTGCTGGAAAAAAACACCAGGCCGTACAAGATCTACCACCAGCTAACACTTTTGTGGGAGCAGGAGACAACATTTCCATCGGATCAGATCATTGTTCTGAGTACAGCTGTCAAACCAATAACAAGTACAGCAAACAG atTCATCCACATCCATACATTACGGTGTTTGGCTGA
- the PCDH7 gene encoding protocadherin-7 isoform X6 produces the protein MLKMRTMGLVRGWCCWCLCCFLLPVSVTLAAAKQLLRYRLAEEGPADVRIGNVASDLGIVTGSGEVTFSLESGSEYLKIDNITGELSTSERRIDREKLPQCQMIFDENECFLDFEVSVIGPSQSWVDLFEGRVIVLDINDNTPTFPSPVLTLTVEENRPVGTLYLLPTATDRDFGRNGIERYELLQEPGGGGGGGGGGGESRRGGAIESAPYPGGGGGGSGGPGSSKRRLEASEGGGGSSASGNGARSTVFELQVADTPDGEKQPQLIVKGALDREQRDSYELTLRVRDGGDPPRSSQAILRVLITDVNDNSPRFEKSVYEADLAENSTPGTPILQLRAADLDVGVNGQIEYVFGAATENVRRLLRLDETTGWLSVLHRIDREEVNQLRFTVMARDRGQPPKTDKATVVLNIKDENDNVPSIEIRKIGRIPLKDGVANVAEDVLVDTPIALVQVSDRDQGENGVVTCTVVGDVPFQLKPASDTEGDQNKKKYFLHTSAPLDYESTREYNVVIVAVDSGSPSLSSNNSLVVKVGDTNDNPPVFDQSVVEVYFPENNIPGERVATVVATDADSGKNAEIAYSLDSSVVGIFAIDPDSGDILVNTVLDREQNDRYEFKVTAKDKGIPVLQGSTTVIVQVADKNDNDPKFMQDVFTFYVKENLQPNSPVGMVTVMDADKGRNAEMSLYIEEDSNIFSIENDTGTIYSTTAFDREHQTTYTFKVKAVDGGDPPRSATATVSLFVMDENDNAPTVTFPNNISYTLLPPSSNVRTVVATVLATDSDTGVNADLNYSIVGGNPFKLFEIDATSGVVSLVGKLAQKHYGLHRLVVQVNDSGQPSQSTTTLVHVFVNESVSNATVVDSQITRSLHTPLTQDIAGDPTYEISKQRLSIVIGVVAGIMTVILIILIVVMARYCRSKNKNGYEAGKKDHEDFFTPQQHDKSKKPKKDKKNKKSKQPLYSSIVTVEASKPNGQRYDSVNEKLSDSPSMGRYRSVNGGPGSPDLARHYKSSSPLPTVQLHPQSPTAGKKHQAVQDLPPANTFVGAGDNISIGSDHCSEYSCQTNNKYSKQMLRNSNNFYSFSGWDLFSH, from the exons ATGCTCAAAATGCGGACTATGGGCTTGGTGCGCGGCTGGTGCTGCTGGTGCCTATGCTGTTTCCTCCTGCCGGTCTCGGTCACCCTAGCCGCCGCCAAGCAGCTCCTGAGATACCGGTTGGCTGAGGAAGGACCCGCGGATGTCCGCATCGGGAACGTGGCTTCAGACCTGGGCATCGTGACCGGTTCCGGAGAGGTGACTTTCAGTCTGGAGTCGGGCTCCGAGTACCTTAAGATCGACAACATCACCGGGGAGCTGAGCACCAGCGAGCGCCGCATCGACCGCGAAAAGCTCCCCCAGTGTCAGATGATCTTCGACGAGAATGAGTGCTTCCTGGACTTCGAGGTCTCGGTGATCGGCCCCTCTCAGAGCTGGGTGGACCTTTTTGAGGGCCGGGTCATCGTGCTGGACATTAACGACAACACCCCTACCTTCCCCTCTCCGGTCCTCACTCTCACAGTGGAGGAGAACCGGCCGGTGGGAACCCTCTATCTCCTCCCTACCGCTACCGACCGCGACTTCGGCCGTAATGGCATCGAGCGCTATGAGCTGCTTCAGGAGCCTGGGGGCGGCGGGGGCGGCGGGGGTGGCGGCGGAGAAAGTCGTCGCGGAGGGGCGATCGAGAGCGCCCCCTACCCCGGGGGTGGCGGCGGGGGCAGCGGTGGCCCGGGCAGCTCCAAGCGGCGACTGGAGGCGTCCGAGGGCGGCGGGGGCAGCAGCGCCTCGGGCAACGGGGCCCGGAGCACGGTGTTCGAGTTGCAGGTGGCTGACACTCCGGATGGTGAGAAACAGCCGCAGCTGATCGTCAAGGGGGCGCTGGACCGGGAGCAGCGGGACTCGTACGAACTGACCCTGAGGGTGCGGGACGGAGGCGACCCTCCGCGCTCCTCTCAAGCCATCCTGCGGGTGCTGATCACCGACGTGAACGACAACAGCCCCCGCTTCGAGAAGAGCGTGTACGAGGCTGATCTGGCTGAGAACAGCACCCCCGGCACCCCGATACTGCAGCTTCGCGCAGCCGACCTGGACGTGGGAGTGAATGGTCAGATCGAATATGTCTTCGGGGCCGCCACCGAGAACGTCAGGCGGTTGCTCAGGCTGGACGAAACTACAGGCTGGCTTAGTGTCCTGCACCGCATCGACCGAGAGGAGGTGAACCAGCTACGCTTCACGGTCATGGCCCGGGATCGGGGGCAGCCCCCGAAGACCGACAAGGCTACCGTGGTGCTCAATATCAAAGACGAGAACGACAACGTGCCGTCCATCGAGATCCGCAAAATCGGGCGCATCCCGCTTAAGGACGGGGTGGCCAACGTGGCCGAAGACGTTTTGGTAGACACCCCCATAGCCCTGGTGCAGGTGTCGGATAGAGACCAAGGGGAAAACGGGGTGGTCACCTGCACCGTGGTGGGGGATGTGCCCTTCCAGCTTAAGCCGGCCAGCGACACGGAGGGTGaccaaaacaagaaaaagtacTTCCTACATACTTCAGCCCCCCTGGACTACGAGAGCACCCGGGAATACAATGTTGTCATAGTGGCGGTGGACTCGGGCAGCCCGAGTCTTTCCAGTAACAATTCCCTAGTGGTGAAGGTCGGAGACACCAATGACAATCCCCCAGTATTTGACCAGTCGGTGGTGGAGGTCTATTTCCCTGAGAACAACATTCCTGGGGAGAGGGTGGCCACAGTAGTGGCCACAGACGCTGACAGTGGTAAGAATGCGGAGATCGCATACTCCCTGGACTCCTCCGTAGTGGGGATATTTGCGATTGATCCGGACTCTGGGGATATCCTAGTAAATACTGTGCTGGACCGGGAGCAGAATGATAGGTATGAGTTTAAAGTAACTGCCAAAGACAAAGGCATTCCAGTCCTCCAGGGCAGCACCACTGTGATAGTGCAGGTGGCTGATAAGAATGACAATGATCCTAAGTTTATGCAGgatgtttttactttttatgtgaaagaaaatttgCAGCCCAATAGCCCAGTAGGGATGGTCACTGTAATGGATGCTGACAAAGGGCGAAATGCAGAAATGAGCTTGTACATTGAAGAGGAcagtaacattttctccattgaaAATGACACAGGAACAATTTACTCTACTACAGCTTTTGACCGGGAGCATCAGACTACATACACCTTCAAAGTGAAGGCAGTAGATGGAGGAGATCCTCCAAGGTCGGCCACAGCCACTGTATCTCTTTTTGTGATGGATGAAAATGACAATGCCCCCACTGTTACCTTTCCTAACAACATCTCTTACACTTTACTGCCACCTTCAAGTAATGTAAGAACAGTGGTGGCCACAGTGCTGGCAACAGACAGTGACACTGGTGTAAATGCAGATCTTAACTATAGTATTGTGGGAGGAAATCCCTTCAAGTTGTTTGAAATTGATGCCACTAGTGGGGTTGTGTCCTTAGTGGGGAAGCTGGCCCAGAAACATTATGGCTTGCATCGTTTAGTAGTACAAGTCAATGACAGTGGACAGCCTTCACAATCCACCACAACTTTGGTACACGTCTTTGTCAACGAAAGTGTTTCAAATGCTACCGTGGTCGACTCCCAAATAACCCGAAGTTTGCACACCCCATTAACTCAAGATATTGCTGGTGACCCTACTTATGAAATTAGCAAACAGAGACTGAGTATTGTAATAGGGGTTGTTGCTGGGATCATGACAGTCATCCTGATTATCTTGATTGTAGTAATGGCAAGGTACTGCAggtccaaaaataaaaatggatatgAGGCAGGTAAAAAAGATCATGAGGACTTTTTTACACCCCAGCAGCATGACAAATCTAAAAAGCCtaaaaaggacaagaaaaataaaaaatcaaagcaaCCTCTCTACAGCAGCATTGTAACAGTAGAGGCTTCTAAACCAAATGGACAAAGGTATGATAGTGTCAATGAAAAGCTCTCAGATAGCCCTAGCATGGGACGATACCGGTCAGTCAATGGAGGTCCAGGAAGTCCTGACCTCGCAAGGCATTACAAATCCAGTTCTCCACTGCCTACTGTCCAACTTCATCCCCAGTCACCAACTGCTGGAAAAAAACACCAGGCCGTACAAGATCTACCACCAGCTAACACTTTTGTGGGAGCAGGAGACAACATTTCCATCGGATCAGATCATTGTTCTGAGTACAGCTGTCAAACCAATAACAAGTACAGCAAACAG atgCTGAGAAATTCAAACAACTTCTACAGTTTTTCTGGCTGGGATCTATTTTCACACTGA
- the PCDH7 gene encoding protocadherin-7 isoform X4 → MLKMRTMGLVRGWCCWCLCCFLLPVSVTLAAAKQLLRYRLAEEGPADVRIGNVASDLGIVTGSGEVTFSLESGSEYLKIDNITGELSTSERRIDREKLPQCQMIFDENECFLDFEVSVIGPSQSWVDLFEGRVIVLDINDNTPTFPSPVLTLTVEENRPVGTLYLLPTATDRDFGRNGIERYELLQEPGGGGGGGGGGGESRRGGAIESAPYPGGGGGGSGGPGSSKRRLEASEGGGGSSASGNGARSTVFELQVADTPDGEKQPQLIVKGALDREQRDSYELTLRVRDGGDPPRSSQAILRVLITDVNDNSPRFEKSVYEADLAENSTPGTPILQLRAADLDVGVNGQIEYVFGAATENVRRLLRLDETTGWLSVLHRIDREEVNQLRFTVMARDRGQPPKTDKATVVLNIKDENDNVPSIEIRKIGRIPLKDGVANVAEDVLVDTPIALVQVSDRDQGENGVVTCTVVGDVPFQLKPASDTEGDQNKKKYFLHTSAPLDYESTREYNVVIVAVDSGSPSLSSNNSLVVKVGDTNDNPPVFDQSVVEVYFPENNIPGERVATVVATDADSGKNAEIAYSLDSSVVGIFAIDPDSGDILVNTVLDREQNDRYEFKVTAKDKGIPVLQGSTTVIVQVADKNDNDPKFMQDVFTFYVKENLQPNSPVGMVTVMDADKGRNAEMSLYIEEDSNIFSIENDTGTIYSTTAFDREHQTTYTFKVKAVDGGDPPRSATATVSLFVMDENDNAPTVTFPNNISYTLLPPSSNVRTVVATVLATDSDTGVNADLNYSIVGGNPFKLFEIDATSGVVSLVGKLAQKHYGLHRLVVQVNDSGQPSQSTTTLVHVFVNESVSNATVVDSQITRSLHTPLTQDIAGDPTYEISKQRLSIVIGVVAGIMTVILIILIVVMARYCRSKNKNGYEAGKKDHEDFFTPQQHDKSKKPKKDKKNKKSKQPLYSSIVTVEASKPNGQRYDSVNEKLSDSPSMGRYRSVNGGPGSPDLARHYKSSSPLPTVQLHPQSPTAGKKHQAVQDLPPANTFVGAGDNISIGSDHCSEYSCQTNNKYSKQPFRRVTFSVVSQPQDPHQGSLQSCYDSGLEESETPSSKSSSGPRLGALPLPEDNYERTTPDGSVGVAAITTFPLLPFPHGKTHGRRALLRPLH, encoded by the coding sequence ATGCTCAAAATGCGGACTATGGGCTTGGTGCGCGGCTGGTGCTGCTGGTGCCTATGCTGTTTCCTCCTGCCGGTCTCGGTCACCCTAGCCGCCGCCAAGCAGCTCCTGAGATACCGGTTGGCTGAGGAAGGACCCGCGGATGTCCGCATCGGGAACGTGGCTTCAGACCTGGGCATCGTGACCGGTTCCGGAGAGGTGACTTTCAGTCTGGAGTCGGGCTCCGAGTACCTTAAGATCGACAACATCACCGGGGAGCTGAGCACCAGCGAGCGCCGCATCGACCGCGAAAAGCTCCCCCAGTGTCAGATGATCTTCGACGAGAATGAGTGCTTCCTGGACTTCGAGGTCTCGGTGATCGGCCCCTCTCAGAGCTGGGTGGACCTTTTTGAGGGCCGGGTCATCGTGCTGGACATTAACGACAACACCCCTACCTTCCCCTCTCCGGTCCTCACTCTCACAGTGGAGGAGAACCGGCCGGTGGGAACCCTCTATCTCCTCCCTACCGCTACCGACCGCGACTTCGGCCGTAATGGCATCGAGCGCTATGAGCTGCTTCAGGAGCCTGGGGGCGGCGGGGGCGGCGGGGGTGGCGGCGGAGAAAGTCGTCGCGGAGGGGCGATCGAGAGCGCCCCCTACCCCGGGGGTGGCGGCGGGGGCAGCGGTGGCCCGGGCAGCTCCAAGCGGCGACTGGAGGCGTCCGAGGGCGGCGGGGGCAGCAGCGCCTCGGGCAACGGGGCCCGGAGCACGGTGTTCGAGTTGCAGGTGGCTGACACTCCGGATGGTGAGAAACAGCCGCAGCTGATCGTCAAGGGGGCGCTGGACCGGGAGCAGCGGGACTCGTACGAACTGACCCTGAGGGTGCGGGACGGAGGCGACCCTCCGCGCTCCTCTCAAGCCATCCTGCGGGTGCTGATCACCGACGTGAACGACAACAGCCCCCGCTTCGAGAAGAGCGTGTACGAGGCTGATCTGGCTGAGAACAGCACCCCCGGCACCCCGATACTGCAGCTTCGCGCAGCCGACCTGGACGTGGGAGTGAATGGTCAGATCGAATATGTCTTCGGGGCCGCCACCGAGAACGTCAGGCGGTTGCTCAGGCTGGACGAAACTACAGGCTGGCTTAGTGTCCTGCACCGCATCGACCGAGAGGAGGTGAACCAGCTACGCTTCACGGTCATGGCCCGGGATCGGGGGCAGCCCCCGAAGACCGACAAGGCTACCGTGGTGCTCAATATCAAAGACGAGAACGACAACGTGCCGTCCATCGAGATCCGCAAAATCGGGCGCATCCCGCTTAAGGACGGGGTGGCCAACGTGGCCGAAGACGTTTTGGTAGACACCCCCATAGCCCTGGTGCAGGTGTCGGATAGAGACCAAGGGGAAAACGGGGTGGTCACCTGCACCGTGGTGGGGGATGTGCCCTTCCAGCTTAAGCCGGCCAGCGACACGGAGGGTGaccaaaacaagaaaaagtacTTCCTACATACTTCAGCCCCCCTGGACTACGAGAGCACCCGGGAATACAATGTTGTCATAGTGGCGGTGGACTCGGGCAGCCCGAGTCTTTCCAGTAACAATTCCCTAGTGGTGAAGGTCGGAGACACCAATGACAATCCCCCAGTATTTGACCAGTCGGTGGTGGAGGTCTATTTCCCTGAGAACAACATTCCTGGGGAGAGGGTGGCCACAGTAGTGGCCACAGACGCTGACAGTGGTAAGAATGCGGAGATCGCATACTCCCTGGACTCCTCCGTAGTGGGGATATTTGCGATTGATCCGGACTCTGGGGATATCCTAGTAAATACTGTGCTGGACCGGGAGCAGAATGATAGGTATGAGTTTAAAGTAACTGCCAAAGACAAAGGCATTCCAGTCCTCCAGGGCAGCACCACTGTGATAGTGCAGGTGGCTGATAAGAATGACAATGATCCTAAGTTTATGCAGgatgtttttactttttatgtgaaagaaaatttgCAGCCCAATAGCCCAGTAGGGATGGTCACTGTAATGGATGCTGACAAAGGGCGAAATGCAGAAATGAGCTTGTACATTGAAGAGGAcagtaacattttctccattgaaAATGACACAGGAACAATTTACTCTACTACAGCTTTTGACCGGGAGCATCAGACTACATACACCTTCAAAGTGAAGGCAGTAGATGGAGGAGATCCTCCAAGGTCGGCCACAGCCACTGTATCTCTTTTTGTGATGGATGAAAATGACAATGCCCCCACTGTTACCTTTCCTAACAACATCTCTTACACTTTACTGCCACCTTCAAGTAATGTAAGAACAGTGGTGGCCACAGTGCTGGCAACAGACAGTGACACTGGTGTAAATGCAGATCTTAACTATAGTATTGTGGGAGGAAATCCCTTCAAGTTGTTTGAAATTGATGCCACTAGTGGGGTTGTGTCCTTAGTGGGGAAGCTGGCCCAGAAACATTATGGCTTGCATCGTTTAGTAGTACAAGTCAATGACAGTGGACAGCCTTCACAATCCACCACAACTTTGGTACACGTCTTTGTCAACGAAAGTGTTTCAAATGCTACCGTGGTCGACTCCCAAATAACCCGAAGTTTGCACACCCCATTAACTCAAGATATTGCTGGTGACCCTACTTATGAAATTAGCAAACAGAGACTGAGTATTGTAATAGGGGTTGTTGCTGGGATCATGACAGTCATCCTGATTATCTTGATTGTAGTAATGGCAAGGTACTGCAggtccaaaaataaaaatggatatgAGGCAGGTAAAAAAGATCATGAGGACTTTTTTACACCCCAGCAGCATGACAAATCTAAAAAGCCtaaaaaggacaagaaaaataaaaaatcaaagcaaCCTCTCTACAGCAGCATTGTAACAGTAGAGGCTTCTAAACCAAATGGACAAAGGTATGATAGTGTCAATGAAAAGCTCTCAGATAGCCCTAGCATGGGACGATACCGGTCAGTCAATGGAGGTCCAGGAAGTCCTGACCTCGCAAGGCATTACAAATCCAGTTCTCCACTGCCTACTGTCCAACTTCATCCCCAGTCACCAACTGCTGGAAAAAAACACCAGGCCGTACAAGATCTACCACCAGCTAACACTTTTGTGGGAGCAGGAGACAACATTTCCATCGGATCAGATCATTGTTCTGAGTACAGCTGTCAAACCAATAACAAGTACAGCAAACAG